DNA from Gemmatimonadota bacterium:
TGCCGACGCGCGCGCAGCCAGTCTTCCACGACCTTGAACCGTTCGGGTGCGAGCTCATACGTCCGCACACGCCCGTGCTTCTTCGACTTGACCAGTCGGCTCTGTTCGAGCACGGAGAGGTGCTGCACGAACGAGGGGAGCTGCATGTCGAACGGCGCCGCCAGTTCGCTGACGGTGGCGGGTCCGACAGACAGTCGCTCCAGGACCTGTCGCCGAGTCGGGTTGGACAAGGCGTGAAAGACTTCGTCAGCGGCTGCGAATTGCACCATGTCCAACTCCGTCGCGATGCGCGGGTGATCCGAACTGCCGGAGGGATAGTACAACCCGAAATCACTTTGGTAAATACCTAAGTATAGGAAATCTCGGAATCGCCGAACGCGTCGTTCCGATCAACCGGGGCGATCGAAGGCGGTGGCGGCCGCCGCCGCATGCCCCCGACTCGTGTACCTTCCGTCAACCTCTACCCGGCCCCATCATGCGAATCGCGACCGCTACCTTCGCCGCAGCGTCGGCGTGCCTATCGGCCCTCTCCGCGGCGCCCGTCGACGCGCAACGACTCGAGCCTCGTCCCGTTCCGCTGCAGCAGGTCGAGGCCTTCACCTTCCAGTCGCCGTCGATGGGGGTCCGGTTCTCGGTGAGTGTCGGACTCCCCCCGGGCTACAAGGCGGGCGACGGCAAGAAGTATCAGGCGTTGATCTCGACCGACGGCGACTGGGCCTTTCCGGCGGTCAACACCGCCGCCCGGAGCCTGGCGGGTGTGATCGAGAGCCCGTTCGTGATCAGCATCGGGACGGGGGCCGATGAAAGCGAAGCGCTCTGGACCCAGCGCCGGATCTACGAGTTTTCGCCGCCCGACTGGGACATGAAGGACGTCTTCGGCCAGTTAGTCGGCGGGCTGTGCGCACAGATGAAGACGGAGCCGGCAAAGTGCACCGGTGGCGCGCCGAAGTTCCTGAACGTCATCGTGTCGGAGCTGATTCCGCTGGTGAAGGCGAAGT
Protein-coding regions in this window:
- a CDS encoding alpha/beta hydrolase, which encodes MRIATATFAAASACLSALSAAPVDAQRLEPRPVPLQQVEAFTFQSPSMGVRFSVSVGLPPGYKAGDGKKYQALISTDGDWAFPAVNTAARSLAGVIESPFVISIGTGADESEALWTQRRIYEFSPPDWDMKDVFGQLVGGLCAQMKTEPAKCTGGAPKFLNVIVSELIPLVKAKYPIDPDQLGLFGVSAGGFFASWAIFQPNSPFKKYVISSPAMAYGDGEIFRQEARYAKDHKDLAVGIYLSAGVLETGDADLEGVGRIVSGTAHLAGVLAGRKYPGLKVVTEFHPGMGHVDVVGTAVVRGLRTLYGK
- a CDS encoding helix-turn-helix transcriptional regulator; translated protein: MVQFAAADEVFHALSNPTRRQVLERLSVGPATVSELAAPFDMQLPSFVQHLSVLEQSRLVKSKKHGRVRTYELAPERFKVVEDWLRARRQEWESRLDRFDRYVKQLKEKESGS